A DNA window from Nitratidesulfovibrio sp. SRB-5 contains the following coding sequences:
- a CDS encoding MarR family winged helix-turn-helix transcriptional regulator, translating into MNNFLFDPEGSLGFMTFTASRLMAAFLRRRMALAGIDLTGEQWGVMVFVWNRGAIGQDELTHALCMDKTGMSRLLATMEDKGLITRSPYPDDARRKVVTATQAGDALKERSRAVAEEALVLLLQDVSPQDHATCMRVLATVKDTLRGLDRRFAAEPAS; encoded by the coding sequence ATGAACAACTTCCTTTTCGACCCGGAAGGCTCCCTCGGCTTCATGACCTTCACGGCCAGCCGCCTCATGGCGGCCTTTCTGCGTCGCCGCATGGCCCTGGCGGGCATCGACCTGACCGGCGAGCAGTGGGGGGTCATGGTTTTCGTGTGGAACCGGGGCGCCATCGGGCAGGACGAACTGACCCACGCCCTGTGCATGGACAAGACGGGCATGAGCCGCCTGCTGGCCACCATGGAGGACAAGGGGCTGATTACCCGCAGCCCTTACCCGGACGACGCCCGGCGCAAGGTCGTCACCGCCACGCAGGCGGGCGATGCCCTGAAGGAACGCAGCCGCGCCGTGGCCGAGGAAGCCCTGGTCCTGCTGCTGCAGGACGTCAGCCCGCAGGACCACGCCACCTGCATGCGGGTGCTGGCCACGGTGAAGGACACCCTGCGCGGCCTTGACCGCCGATTCGCCGCCGAGCCCGCCAGCTGA